The Centroberyx gerrardi isolate f3 chromosome 13, fCenGer3.hap1.cur.20231027, whole genome shotgun sequence genome contains the following window.
ttttttttttacaccaaagTTTGCAGGCTGGGCAGTGTTTGGACCTTCAgaccaatcacagtgcttaaaaatggaaaactccatCCAACCGGGAAGCCGGACCACattacacaaatgcacaattaAATGACAAGTACAGAGAGTTTTAGTTCATCTGAGTCGCGGAGCTGCCAGGTGTGAAAATGTTGGggaagaagaaactagacactAGGTCTTATTTTCAAgccaatgtgagtgataaaacattgtgttcaagtgaatttaacttgtagacagacagacacatcgTTTTCACATTATCCATCTGTAACTGAAATGACTATAGTCTATAgtttgcttgctagctagcatgGCAAGGAAAGTGAAGGAATATGTAGCTATCATTTGATTAACTGTAATGTTagctaaatatgttgcagtggTGTATCATATATTATCTGTTAGTTAATCTGAATATAGTTATTTAAAAAGATGATGTACAGAGCCAGTGTATTGTGGTTCTTAAAGAAATGGCTAAGTGGTTAAAAATGTGATTATAGCCAGCTAACTGGCTAATATGCTAACATTAGCATTTTGTGCACTCCCATAACCAAACAGCCTTGTCCCTGAGAAGGGGGGAGCGTGGAACCAACAGAGAATGTAGTTAGTGGCAGGTCCTCATATGTGTAGCAAgccaaacgtgtgtgtgtgtgcgcacgcgtgtgcatgtgtgtgtggtgtgtgtgtgagagttttaTTTACCTGGAAACAGTAACCAGTGTAGGTTTGGGCAGGGCCTTTAGAATGAGTTGTACTGCTGAGATCAGTCTGTCAATCTCGTCCTCAGTGCTGATGTGGTGAGGAAGCTCAGAGTAGTCACAGGTTAACCCAGCCTGATggacctgagagagacagagagcaagagagagagaagaggatagatggggagagaaaaagggttGAAGGAGGAGGGTAGGAGATGAAAGGGTTGGATAGAGTGAGGAGGGAAgcacagaaaagaaaagggaaagacaTATCAGCTACCGAGCAGCGGATGTGGCGGACATGACTTATGTGTACTGCAAGCTTCATTTATACCAAAgtgtcacaattaatttgacatgatatattgatgtttaatgCTATATCCAGCACCTTTAATGTTTTAGATTTGCTCTGTTTTGAGTATAAGGACACTTTTTTTATGTGTAGCATCATCTGCAGATTGGCTGCAGAATACCTTGTTTAGGAAGTTGTCTCAACCTTTCCCTCTGATGAAAACATTGCAGCctcaatttggaaattgcataaATAATTGGCCTATTGCTTGCCTTTCCCTAATATGCTGATGACACTTggctgtatctctctctgtcctaaaATTTCCTTAAATGATTCCTCCAGTGTTGGTGAAAGTTCTAAAAATCTGCTCCATAGATGAGGATCAATATCAATATTGGCTGATTCTGCTTACATGAGATTGGCAATCGCTTTAGCCCCATAAATCCAGATAGGACATCTCTAGTATGTAGCAGTATGGATTCTTTCTGACACTTAGCATGGAGTTTCCTCCAAAAATAAGAAGAgatctcattattattattgttgtagtAATAGCAGAATATTAGTATATTATAAtactagtattattattaccatcTCATAGTCAGGGGATTGGTTTCTTGACTTCAAACTGGAAACCAGTTGGGCTAGCGAAGCCATCCTGAAACCACATGTAAAAATTAGTaagatactctctctctctctctctctcacacgcacacacacacaaatgacaaatcAGCACCAAAAACAAGTCAAGGCCAGGAAGTACAATACTTTTATGCAGACTAAAGCCTGAAATGTACAATATATTTAACctgaataataaaataagaaatgtgACCTGACTTGACCCAACCAAATTTGGGTTCAAGCATAAATGTCAAGCTCTaaactaggcttgggccgatattcgatattatcgaatattgcgatatttcaCGCGATATTGAATAAAATTCTCCAGTCCACATGAACATTACCCAGGGTTGTTGGCCCAGCGCGTAATGGTCTCTTCTCCATCATCTTCCAACAGATCAGCAAATGCCGCCTCCAGGTCCTCTAACTGATGGATACGATGATCCGCACATTCACTAAGCTcctcctggacacacacacacacacacacaggtctaaAGTtagccaaaataaaataaacaccagCACTCAATGTTAAGAAATTTTGGATTCTGGTTTAGACCAGTAGGTCACACTTCCACTTGCCCCTAGTATATTTTCACTGGCCCAGCAGGCTAAGATTAAAACAACCACTTTTTCCCAGAAATTCATGTAATTTATTACTATATAAAATGTATGATATCGTCAtgaaatggttaaaaaaaaaaaaaaaaaataagtagagaatctgtacagacccacagcagCTCAAATTCTTATTACAGTACATGTGCTCCTACATAATGCTTATTAGTTTTTTGAGATATAAGGCATTTTATACCACTGCCACGTACGCTATGTAGTACTGAAATATAGCTGCTAGCTGCAATGAACAGATTACCACAGCGTGACAAAGAATGCACTGAGTTATCTGATtgcaaggcattgtgggtattagAGTCTTTAAATGTTTTCCGTATGGTAGGCATCTGAGTCCAATTCCCGAGTGTtcaaagataataaaaaaaagtcatcacCTGCATTAACAAGGTTTTCCCTGTAAAATTGTGTAAAAGCGCACCCTCTTTATTTTCCTATGTAGTGATATGAGAGGGTGGTTATTCATATATACCATTTAAAACCTCTGAAACGGGACTCAAATTACATCCATAGGGGAATCACATATTCCATACTGTCCTTCCCTACTATTCCAAATGTACAATATACAAAGTCAAGGTTTAAAATGTGTCTTTCTGAAACATATCTTGGATTTGGTTTAAATACCTTTGGACTATGGGATCCATGCatgtattttgtgttgtttcagtGCATCTGCGATCAGTTCCAGGATATAACTTGTATGATTATCAGGTGTCGCGCTCTCTCACCTCATCAGCATTTGGGCTGGGTCTTCTGAAGCTGTAGAGCTCTTTGAGGATGGCATATTCTTCCTTGACCACATAGAGACAACATGGAGCCCAGGTCAATTCATGAAACCAGATTTTACAAATACTTAAAACGTTCAACCTACAGTGAactctgtgtgtatttggacAATGTTTTGCATGTGAACTGACACGATTATTGTGGTCCCGGCTTtaatttaaagtgttttcagcCATATGGGATGATCAGGTAAGGAACTAGAGCCCTTGTATCTTGCATCTTTCTTGCCTTATTACACAAAGGCAGTGTGGAGTAGATGATTGGCTAAATATGTATGTGGTTAATAATGGATCAAAGTGATCAAACCAGCTTTATGAACCAGCCACAGAGCTGGAAGATAAGCATGAGATAAACAGAAGAGACATATACCTGTGTGTACAATTCCTTGAAGGGGTTCTTACAGGAAAAGAAATCCAAATCAATGTCCAAGATGTATGGCTCTGTCTCACTGACAACTGAGAATATCCTCTTTACAACATAATTAGTTGATCCTTCATCATCaccactatcatcatcatcatcatcattccccAGGCCTGTTGCTTTCCTGCCCTGTTCTTCCTCTTTTGCCGTCTTGTTGTCattgctgccctctgctggttgcagtgtgtcagtagtgtctgAGAGGGGCTGAGGGCGGCTGGATTCCCCAGCTCCCTGACACTCTGTCCTGGGCTTCTTGGCTTCACACTTTGCCGTgtcctcctctgtttttctttctgaaatCAAATGGCAGAATAGCATAAGATGGGATAACATAAGATGAAACATTGTTGggaattgggtcattgcagcagtaaaagtcataacaaaaacaaaaattataaaacccaaaaaaataataataaaaacagaatatgatTAATTGTggtggggttatataaacatatgcaggcaacaatttcaacacgttGAGCCGACTGTATGAGAAATATGggaaagagtatggattactAAGACCAGGGTTCCCACatcttcttaaacatcaaattcaaggacttttcaaggaccttccaggcccaattccctcaaattcaaggacccaacacggcatagtttgagacacggatcaaggttaattactgttacaacactgagaatttttataatgagaactagcaggctttacagaagctcacagacaattaaaaagagagagaggcttgaatgtgtgaacacttctcaactgtgttacagtgatggcagactatgtggtctcttgccttctctaacacaaatatataaattcaagcactttcaatgacccatgtctatttatatctattttcaaaaactttcaaggctttgattttttttctcaaattcataaactttcaaggatttcaaggacccgtggggaccttgCTAATACGTATGGCTTTACTTACAGTTGTCATTTACAGATGTTAGTAACAGTATTGATTGCTTACTTAAATGTGGattaataaatatgaaatatatgaaaaacagctccagcttctcctgtcttcctctctacaAACCAGTTTACATTGACatgctctttccatgaaatacACTAATCAGGTGAATCCAAGTGAAAGCactgatcccttattgatttaccTGTTGAATCAATTTCAGTCATGGAGGAGATTGAGAGAACCTTAAGGAAGGAGGTTTAGACCTTCAGCCatgagggagagatagagatggagaggagaagctTAAAGGAGGTTTAAACCTTCAGTCATGAAAGTTGGAgataaagaagaggaaaaggttAAAGaatctttccatctttcctgtctctctatactgtaactgtctgtataaagcaagaaaaaatatttaaagaaGGAGGTTTAAACCTTGAGTcatgaaggagagatggagatgaaggagagaagacTGGTTACAGAAAAAATGTTAGCTTTTCTGAATCGTTAGGACCCACAGGTGATCTTAcaagtgatccaccaagcagctcatatttcaataaaatttaaaCTCTCACATTATGGACCGTCAAATGAGTTTTTGAAAGCCCCACAAgaatattatggtcattttgtactaTGGAAGAGTAAAGTTTTACTAATGTCACGTGTGTGCCGTAAGTACCTGTGGATTGTAACAATTCAGGAATTTGCCATTTGAGCTTCAAGGATTGGACAAAAGGTGATGCAACTCAACATCAGCATCCATCAGGATATAATTCACAATGTTGGCAAGGGCAGTTTCAGTGTTGTGCTGCTGACGAAAACCAGACTGAATTTTTTCAGATATATTACATTCTAAATATAGGAATTGCCTTGATACAACTTTTTCCagaatttttttcccatttttttttataggatAGTCATAAGTCCTCCATATGTTGGTAATGGACTGTTCCacttctgtttggctcttcTACAATCCCTTTTTAGGCAACGGATGGGCAAATATTAATGTATTTTGATGTAATTTTCAGTGGTGGAGTACTGTCTCATGCTGAAGATCATTGAAGTGATATAACTAGGGATGcccctattttattttttgaaaacagGGTGGAAAAGACCATTTAAGTCTAAGTGCTTTACATACCTGTAAATGTCCTGTGGCTTGGTTTCACAGGATTGACTTTGACCACATTCAGTCTGAGAGGTTTAGAgttctccagctgctcctcaGGAACATACAGGCCATCACTGAGGAAATAGTCGTCTGTACTGGTCACcctggggatggagggagggagatagacagaaacagagagagaccgaaacagagggagggagggagagagagagagagagggagggagggggcgagagagggggggggagagagagagagagagaggagcagtcAGGCAGACCAATAAGATAAGGGATGGAGTTGGTGACATAAAATGAGCAAGAATAGCAATAAATTCAGTAAGATAACCATTGAATGAAGCAAAccatgttatttttcttctgaCCAATGATTTCACAAAGAAGCATgacttacgtgtgtgtgtgcgtgtgtgtgtgcgtgtgtgtgtgtgtgttacctgatgGTGGAGGTAGATGAGTCTTTTCCTACAGTCATGCTGTGCTCACCCTCTCTGATCTGCTGGGCCCAGTATGGATGCAGCCAGGCCACACAGGACACATGGCCAGCATACACCATGGGCATTATCCAGTTTTCTATACTCAACTCACTGAAAACATAATACACAATGCAGTCATTTCAGCGACTTTTCATTAACCATTAAATGTGGTGTTTATTTCAATGGGGAAATAAAGAGAATGAGTATATGGTGTGTTCCATAGCTTGTAGTAAATTCACAAAAACATTAAATACAAACTTTTTGGGTCGTAATGTTTTAGAAGACAAACATCAAATGCATTATGATGATGTGATTGTGCATATGATGGGTCAAAAATGACGGAAGGTACCATCATACCACGTTCAATGTCACTTAAGATGTCCATCTTGTCAATTCTAACATTTAGTCAAACGGTAAATGAACCTCTCCACCTTGTCTGCATGGTTGATATACTGAGTCACAGTCACACaactcactgtctggaggagcTTTAGGTTTGCCTAAACATGGAAGTGTAACAATAAAGTTGCCACTGCATATATATTAAGAGCTATATATTAAAATTAAAGTTTgttgattttggacctatataaaatttgtctcttacatatgCCTTCAGTCTCAGAACTCGAGAGTAGAAAAGATGATTGTGAGAGCAGAGTTTTCCAGTGCATGCTTTCCATGTTTACATGGACAAGTGAATATGTGAATGAATGGAAAGtggaaatgaaaataagaatatgtattttatttttgttgttttgaactCCTGTAAGAAAACACTGTCTATGCAAGAAGACAATATGAAAATAAGAAAttgagaaacaaagaaaagagacgAAGTACAGATTTTACACTTGATGACAAAATGATAATTAAATTCTACTGAGTAAAGCCttgctgaaaagaaaaatattccGGTGTCTCATCTTTCCCCTGTTTTTACAGTAGCCATCATCTGCTCACATGGTCCTCAGCTGGGACCAATTATGAAGACTTTGTACAAAGACATGAATCAGCCACAGATGGGTGATTAAACTAACACAGCCTTTTGGACCAGAGTGCGAAAAAGGCACAGAGTAAGTCTAGCTGGGCTGTAACATTCTGTGTGCTTCAAGCAAAACGTACCTCAACAGTGCATCCTTATCGAAGACTGTGTCAGCAGACATGTTGATGGGGATAAGCAGATCAGGATGGGAGTCCAAATGAACCATCTTAATGTTCTTCAATGGGAGGTATCTAGATGCTATGGCACGATAGATATGACACACCACCTGGTAGAGAAACACAGTGGCATAGACAGTTTGTTATAAGTTCTTTGATCCATCTGACTTttgaaaaaatacaacaaagtcaacttttccactatgggcTGGACCACAGTTAACAgactgtaggtgtgattgcacccAAAGTTTGCAAACTAAATGTTTCCAAATGACAGACGGTGATCCATTTTTGGCCACcaaatcaattttgtgtttatacACGGAGGACGGATTTGTCTGTCTATCATCACTGATTTTATTCACTACTTAAAGTTCAAGCTCTAGCCTACTGGTTTCTCCTGCCAAAAACATGTGCGGCTCTACTGTCTCTGCTATAGCTGTGTATGCTGGAGAGGGAATAGTTGATGTAAATGAAAACCAATAAGCAGTATGCTGCAGATGACCGATTAATCACAATGTTCTAAATCCTGATATACGATTATACATGACTAgttgtgcagccctaatataGTACACTACATgctggagagacaggtgaaagTACTAGCTATCTCAAAGAGCCTGTTTGCCAAGTTGATGTTTTAGTTGACCTTTAATATTCTTCATAGGAAAATGTTTGGACGCTGTGGGTCATAGACAGTTCAGTTACTATGGAGAAAATGTTATCCCAGACTACATTAAAAAACGTGGCACTTAAATGCTTAGTTCAACTTCGAATTGGCTAGGGTTATTCCCGTAGTTTCCTCCCATCaaaccaaggaggttctatattaacccGTAACCTTGGTGGGCGGTACCGAACAGTCATAACAATTCTAAAAGTAAAGATTGTATTAAAACAAGAACTGCTTGATGAATTATGTgtgtgccgaattgaagagGCAATCCTGCGGATTCAGATGAACGCATTGAGTCATATTTTGAGTGGTATGTAccttgccgataagcaaggccacATTTAATTACCAGatttttcaatggagttttgaaACGTTCTCGCCTTACAGAAGAGAACGGAACGTATCGGGGTTGCTCCCATAACATTTATATTGCTGGTTAAATACAAATAGCCTGGGGGTACTTAGCTTTAAGTACTGGTATGTGTAATTATGTTCTAGAGTAATttaaggaaaaaacaaaggcaCATAGCTAAACTTAATAATCTAGCAGTCTCACTAAGTTGATTTTGCGAACAGAGTGGAGCTATATGTATTCACAACCACAATAAGTTGGaagcttgctagctagcaaacAGGCTCACATCGTGGTGATCCTCAACAATCCAGACTGGTAGATCCGAGTACAGCCTCTTCACCTGCACACTAGTCATTCTAACAAACGGTAACGTCCCGTAGACTCCGAACAATATAACAACCAAAACATGTATCTCTTCCTGGCAGAGGGAAAAGGTCAAAGGGTGCCACCTTGTGATTGGTTCGTTTTATGTGACgtcagagagggggagaggggacgGGCTCACCATAAAACCTCCTTGGACTGGCTGTGCAAATTCGTTGTTTTCTGCATACAACCCTTTAATGGTCtcacaaagaaataaacaacaaaaaatgttttgcttttttttttttttaatactccTGGACATTAGTAGCAAcaaacaatgttttgttttttgactcACCAAACAACCTTTGAACTAGCAACCTCTACCAGATGGTTGAGATGTCAGTTTCTGCAAAGGTAGGTGCTGAACAATTTTAATACAAACaacgttttgttttttgactGAAAGTAggttgaaacacacacaccagtattaGTGGAGTGCTGGCTCACAGGAAcagaaattcaaaataaaaaattgtaGCCGCACTCCCATAGCTCGGATGCAGTATTCTTtagtgttttaaaaaaacaacattttgacaGCAACACTCTCTTTGGTAGGGTATGAAGCAGACTGTCACTGTCGACTTCCTTATATACAGGACAGGCATCAATAATCACCAGCACACAGGTGCTAACACTCACAATCAAATCAGTAGAGAGCACCAGACATAGAAATAGAACACAGAGATATCACCCAAAAGAACCTCAGCAAGAACAATAGAAAGGCCATAGGGCATTATCAATATAGAAAACAAGCACTAACATAGCACTAACACTCCAATGGTGGAGTGACCATACAGTTTTTGAACTAGCAACCTCTACCAACGGTTGAGATGtcagtttgacattttgaataaatTTCTCTCCATTACATCTTGAAAAGTTAAGTGAAAAAATATTTGTCTATAAACCTCTTTGCATAAAGTTGACCAATGTATTTAAATGCAGATATAAATTCTTCATTTTTTCAAAacaattttacataaaaatgtatcaaaataaataaagattgaaTTACAAATGTCCTTCAATGCCTTCTATCAAGGCGATGTTGTATCAGCAACACAATTTAGGACATTTTAGATCTACTTCTTCTGATGGAATCCAACAAATCATGACTGCTTGCCATTCAAGCACAGGAAAACTTTACACTTCTCACATCTCCACCTGGATATACCCTTTGGACACAGACAGCACCGTCCCCACTGGTCGCAGTGCTGTGGCCAGTGTACGTAGTTGTCATAACGGACATCTGGTGTTGGAGTTGGGACTCAGCGCTGCTGCTGAGGCACAGGTggtggtgatgaagaggaggatggcCAGCCCACTCTGGGTGGAGCTTTGTTGACTTCTTTCATGCTGTGTGCAACTGCAAGACGGAAACTTTTGAGCGGCATCGATTTCTCTTTCAGAAGGCAACAGTCTCTCTTGTACACCAGCCAAGCATTTGAGACAGAAAGGTCAAGGGCATATCCAAAGAGGAGAATGTACCatctccaaacctccaaaccaaATGCCACCCATATGCTCATTGTAGGCAGGAATGAGTGAGGGGCATGGGACAGCAATCTTTGCCCTGTCTTCTTTGCTCCATCGTCTCAGAGATGAAAGAGGCTCAACTCCACAGGCATTGCTGAGAACACACTTGTTGTCAAACCATTTCACTGCAATGACCCCGTCAGCAGAACGGTAATC
Protein-coding sequences here:
- the c13h5orf22 gene encoding UPF0489 protein C5orf22 homolog, yielding MTSVQVKRLYSDLPVWIVEDHHDVVCHIYRAIASRYLPLKNIKMVHLDSHPDLLIPINMSADTVFDKDALLSELSIENWIMPMVYAGHVSCVAWLHPYWAQQIREGEHSMTVGKDSSTSTIRVTSTDDYFLSDGLYVPEEQLENSKPLRLNVVKVNPVKPSHRTFTERKTEEDTAKCEAKKPRTECQGAGESSRPQPLSDTTDTLQPAEGSNDNKTAKEEEQGRKATGLGNDDDDDDSGDDEGSTNYVVKRIFSVVSETEPYILDIDLDFFSCKNPFKELYTQEEYAILKELYSFRRPSPNADEEELSECADHRIHQLEDLEAAFADLLEDDGEETITRWANNPGMASLAQLVSSLKSRNQSPDYEMVHQAGLTCDYSELPHHISTEDEIDRLISAVQLILKALPKPTLVTVSRSSLDEYCPAEQVNSIQNRVLAILESLYGALDLHKDYDNTSTEAEGSQPQAS